Proteins co-encoded in one Streptomyces sp. SLBN-31 genomic window:
- a CDS encoding polyprenyl synthetase family protein, with protein MSPTAAQEHRPHGTRRHSAHPTGSDALRAVDADVPGAVRGVLAELLARRLTAAEAVDPLFARDLAARVARFTEDGGKYSRSRLVWWGMRACGGDRSVLRATLRVGAALELIQTCALVHDDVMDGAPVRRGRPSLHAEIADRYASETSAPRAARLGHASAILAGDLALAWADDVVADTELSRTTAREVRDLWRAMRMEMVAGQYLDVHGEATSARSLSRAIRAACLKSALYSVERPLALGAALAGATPTTTRALCSAGRCVGIAFQLRDDLLDVYGDPRDTGKPPGGDIRSGKPTYLAAVAQARAETAGDGHALAVLRDTLGRADLSDAELAAVREVFEVTGARGTVEAKIDRLVAQGLRHLDGALLAPHAGNTLRALLRSAAGTPPPETPDAAPDDVVPVSLSLTTPDEGARR; from the coding sequence ATGAGCCCCACCGCGGCACAGGAACACCGCCCTCACGGCACTCGGCGGCACAGCGCGCATCCGACCGGATCGGACGCTCTGCGTGCCGTGGACGCGGACGTGCCCGGCGCCGTACGCGGTGTGCTCGCCGAACTGCTCGCCCGGCGGCTCACGGCGGCCGAGGCCGTCGATCCGCTCTTCGCCCGGGACCTGGCCGCCCGGGTCGCGCGCTTCACGGAGGACGGCGGCAAGTACAGCCGCTCCCGCCTGGTGTGGTGGGGGATGCGGGCCTGCGGCGGCGACCGGTCGGTGCTGCGCGCCACCCTGCGCGTCGGCGCCGCCCTGGAGCTGATCCAGACCTGCGCCCTCGTCCACGACGACGTGATGGACGGGGCCCCGGTGCGCCGCGGACGCCCCTCACTGCACGCCGAGATAGCGGACCGGTACGCGAGCGAGACCTCCGCCCCGCGCGCCGCCCGGCTGGGCCACGCCTCCGCGATCCTCGCCGGCGATCTCGCCCTGGCCTGGGCGGACGACGTGGTGGCGGACACCGAACTGTCCCGGACCACCGCGCGCGAGGTGCGGGACCTGTGGCGCGCCATGCGCATGGAGATGGTCGCCGGGCAGTACCTGGACGTCCACGGCGAGGCGACCTCGGCCAGGTCCCTCTCCCGGGCGATCCGCGCCGCCTGCCTGAAGAGCGCCCTGTACTCCGTGGAGCGCCCGCTCGCCCTGGGGGCGGCGCTGGCGGGAGCCACCCCCACCACGACCCGTGCCCTGTGCTCGGCCGGCCGCTGCGTCGGCATCGCCTTCCAGCTGCGCGACGACCTCCTCGACGTCTACGGCGACCCCCGCGACACCGGCAAACCCCCGGGCGGCGACATCCGCAGCGGCAAACCCACCTACCTCGCCGCCGTCGCCCAGGCAAGGGCCGAGACCGCGGGCGACGGACATGCCCTCGCCGTCCTGCGCGACACGCTCGGCCGAGCCGACCTCTCCGACGCCGAACTGGCCGCCGTACGCGAGGTGTTCGAGGTCACCGGGGCACGCGGCACCGTCGAGGCCAAGATCGACCGGCTCGTGGCCCAGGGCCTGCGCCACCTCGACGGCGCCCTGCTCGCGCCGCACGCCGGCAACACGCTCCGCGCGCTGCTGCGCTCCGCGGCCGGCACACCACCACCGGAGACACCCGACGCCGCCCCGGACGACGTCGTCCCCGTCTCTCTGTCGCTGACCACCCCGGACGAAGGGGCCCGCCGATGA
- the crtI gene encoding phytoene desaturase family protein: MTRTVPGRTDHVVVVGAGLSGLAAALHLLGAGRRVTVVERDDTPGGRAGRLVRHGYHIDTGPTVLTMPHLADEAFAAVGDSLRDRVDLVPLHPAYRARFADGSTLDVHTDADAMEAEVERFAGAREAAGYRRLRVWLEKLYRAQLRRFIDVNFDSPLQLLTPDLARLAALGGFGRLDARIGRFLHDERLRRVFSFQSLYAGVAPERALAAYAVIAYMDTVAGVYFPRGGMHALPQAMADAAEAAGADLRFGQTVTRLERSGDRVTAVVTEDARIPCDAVVLTPDLPVTYRLLGHVPRRPLSLRFSPSAVILHAGTDRTWPWLAHHTISFGAAWQRTFRELTQTGRLMSDPSLLITRPTTTDPTLAPPGRHLHYILAPCPNTRLGPSATAWGDLAADYRHELLTELDRRGLDGIASSIEEQCLVTPADWHAQGHAAGSPFSAAHTFAQTGPFRPRNLLRGTVNAVLAGCGTTPGVGVPTVLLSGKLAAARITGGAGSPGAGARPRPAARREGRPA; encoded by the coding sequence ATGACCCGAACCGTTCCCGGGCGCACCGACCACGTCGTCGTGGTGGGCGCCGGCCTGTCGGGGCTCGCGGCAGCCCTGCACCTGCTCGGCGCCGGGCGCCGGGTCACCGTGGTGGAGCGCGACGACACCCCCGGTGGCCGCGCCGGACGCCTGGTGCGCCACGGCTACCACATCGACACCGGTCCCACCGTGCTGACCATGCCCCACCTCGCCGACGAGGCCTTCGCCGCCGTCGGCGACAGCCTGCGCGACCGCGTCGACCTGGTGCCGTTGCACCCGGCCTACCGGGCGCGGTTCGCCGACGGAAGCACACTGGACGTCCACACCGACGCCGACGCGATGGAGGCGGAGGTCGAACGCTTCGCCGGCGCGCGCGAGGCCGCCGGATACCGCAGGCTGCGGGTCTGGCTCGAGAAGCTCTACCGGGCACAGCTGCGGCGCTTCATCGACGTCAACTTCGACTCCCCGCTGCAACTGCTCACCCCCGACCTCGCCCGTCTGGCCGCACTCGGCGGATTCGGCCGTCTGGACGCGCGCATCGGCCGCTTCCTGCACGACGAGCGACTGCGCCGGGTCTTCTCCTTCCAGTCGCTGTACGCGGGCGTGGCGCCCGAACGCGCCCTGGCCGCCTACGCCGTCATCGCCTACATGGACACCGTGGCCGGCGTGTACTTCCCGCGCGGCGGCATGCACGCCCTCCCCCAGGCCATGGCGGACGCCGCCGAGGCGGCGGGAGCGGACCTGCGCTTCGGCCAGACCGTCACCCGTCTGGAGCGTTCCGGCGACCGCGTCACGGCAGTCGTCACCGAGGACGCGCGGATCCCCTGCGACGCCGTCGTCCTCACCCCCGACCTGCCCGTCACCTACCGGCTGCTCGGACACGTCCCCAGGCGGCCGCTGTCCCTGCGCTTCTCCCCCTCCGCCGTGATCCTGCACGCCGGCACCGACCGCACCTGGCCGTGGCTGGCCCACCACACCATCTCCTTCGGCGCGGCGTGGCAGCGCACCTTCCGCGAACTCACCCAGACCGGACGCCTGATGAGCGATCCCTCCCTGCTCATCACCCGCCCCACCACCACCGACCCCACGCTCGCGCCACCCGGCCGGCACCTGCACTACATCCTCGCCCCCTGCCCGAACACCCGACTGGGGCCGAGCGCGACCGCCTGGGGCGACCTGGCCGCCGACTACCGGCACGAACTGCTCACGGAACTCGACCGGCGCGGCCTGGACGGCATCGCGTCCTCGATCGAGGAACAGTGCCTGGTCACCCCGGCCGACTGGCACGCGCAGGGACATGCGGCCGGCTCCCCCTTCTCCGCCGCCCACACCTTCGCCCAGACCGGGCCCTTCCGGCCGCGCAACCTGCTGCGCGGCACGGTCAACGCGGTCCTCGCCGGGTGCGGCACCACACCCGGCGTCGGCGTGCCGACCGTCCTGCTGTCCGGCAAGCTGGCCGCGGCGCGCATCACCGGCGGTGCGGGCTCTCCTGGCGCCGGTGCCCGCCCCCGGCCCGCCGCCCGCCGGGAAGGGAGGCCCGCGTGA
- a CDS encoding phytoene/squalene synthase family protein encodes MTDRELDAAGITDPGLRQAYTRCRQLNARHGKTYFLATRLLPVQRRSAVHALYGFARWADDIVDTLDPAATDQDRREQLARLQRDLTAGLRDGDSTEPVVRALADTARRYAIDHRHFTDFMTAMRADLDVTDYATYADLRRYTYGSAEVIGLQMLPVLGTVVPREEAAPHAAALGVAFQLTNFLRDVGEDLDRGRVYLPADLLAAHDVDRQLLRWSRDTGRPDRRITAALRDFADLTRRVYDEAAPGLAMLEPVSRPCIRTAFVLYGGILDAVAEDGYRSVQRRAVVSRRRRATVALDGLTRVAVARLRGRPAPVAVPAPHPAPPTPAIPPTPTPEKVT; translated from the coding sequence GTGACGGACCGCGAACTCGACGCAGCCGGCATCACCGACCCCGGCCTGCGCCAGGCGTACACCCGGTGCCGGCAGCTGAACGCGCGGCACGGCAAGACGTACTTCCTGGCCACCCGGCTGCTGCCGGTGCAGCGCAGGTCCGCCGTGCACGCCCTGTACGGATTCGCCCGCTGGGCCGACGACATCGTCGACACCCTCGACCCGGCCGCCACGGACCAGGACCGCCGAGAGCAACTGGCCCGTCTGCAACGGGACCTCACGGCCGGACTGCGCGACGGCGACAGTACCGAACCCGTCGTCCGGGCCCTGGCCGACACCGCCCGCCGGTACGCCATCGACCACCGGCACTTCACCGACTTCATGACCGCGATGCGCGCCGACCTCGACGTCACCGACTACGCCACCTACGCGGACCTGCGCCGCTACACGTACGGCTCGGCCGAGGTGATCGGGCTGCAGATGCTCCCGGTGCTCGGCACGGTCGTACCGCGCGAGGAAGCGGCACCCCACGCGGCGGCACTGGGCGTGGCCTTCCAGCTGACCAACTTCCTGCGGGACGTCGGCGAGGACCTCGACCGCGGCCGGGTGTACCTGCCCGCCGACCTGCTGGCCGCACACGACGTGGACCGGCAGCTGCTGCGCTGGAGCCGCGACACCGGACGACCCGACCGCCGCATCACCGCCGCCCTGCGGGACTTCGCGGACCTGACCCGCCGGGTCTACGACGAGGCGGCCCCCGGCCTCGCCATGCTCGAACCGGTCTCACGGCCCTGCATCCGCACGGCGTTCGTCCTCTACGGCGGGATCCTGGATGCCGTCGCCGAGGACGGCTACCGCTCGGTGCAGCGCCGGGCGGTGGTCTCCCGCCGCCGGCGCGCCACCGTCGCCCTCGACGGCCTGACCCGCGTGGCCGTCGCCCGGCTGCGCGGTCGGCCGGCCCCCGTCGCAGTCCCGGCCCCGCACCCCGCGCCGCCCACACCGGCGATCCCGCCCACGCCCACGCCCGAGAAGGTCACATGA
- a CDS encoding DUF5914 domain-containing protein, translating into MKPRRYPIALRRNAPRWEKQQPTWRQARPGAIAEALKRAQARPSGNWYVVGATRDVREDRPLSGTVAGHEIVVWRAADGRLVAGPGICPHLGAPLAESPVRCGTLVCHWHGMALEGTPFAGWDPVPVHDDGVLVWVRLDAVGGEAPLEAPVVPTRPRLSGSVAAVYSGIGICEPEDIVANRLDPWHGAWFHPHSFVDLTVAAAPGADAAADDGFTVDVSFKVAGRLVVPVRAVFTSPEPRTIVMRITEGEGRGSVVETHATPLGPDDRGRPRTAVVEAVVASSERPGFAVARAAAPLLRRLMVSAAGRLWREDLAYAERRWLLRSTGRFPG; encoded by the coding sequence ATGAAACCGCGCCGCTACCCCATTGCCCTGCGGCGGAACGCACCGCGCTGGGAGAAGCAGCAGCCCACCTGGCGTCAGGCCCGTCCCGGCGCCATCGCCGAGGCCCTCAAACGGGCCCAGGCACGCCCCTCCGGGAACTGGTACGTCGTCGGCGCGACCCGCGACGTACGCGAGGACCGGCCCCTGTCCGGCACGGTGGCCGGCCACGAGATCGTGGTGTGGCGCGCCGCCGACGGGCGGCTCGTGGCGGGCCCCGGCATCTGCCCGCACCTGGGCGCGCCGCTCGCCGAGAGCCCGGTGCGCTGCGGCACGCTCGTGTGCCACTGGCACGGCATGGCCCTGGAGGGCACGCCGTTCGCCGGATGGGACCCGGTGCCGGTGCACGACGACGGGGTTCTGGTCTGGGTGCGCCTGGACGCGGTCGGCGGCGAGGCACCGCTGGAGGCGCCCGTCGTCCCCACCCGCCCCCGCCTGTCGGGTTCGGTCGCCGCCGTGTACAGCGGCATCGGGATCTGCGAACCCGAGGACATCGTCGCCAACCGCCTCGACCCCTGGCACGGAGCCTGGTTCCACCCGCACTCCTTCGTGGACCTGACCGTGGCCGCGGCGCCCGGCGCGGACGCCGCCGCCGACGACGGGTTCACCGTCGACGTCTCCTTCAAGGTCGCCGGACGGCTCGTCGTACCGGTACGGGCGGTGTTCACCAGTCCCGAACCGCGCACGATCGTCATGCGCATCACCGAGGGCGAGGGCCGCGGCTCCGTCGTCGAGACACACGCCACGCCCCTCGGGCCGGACGACCGGGGGCGGCCGCGCACCGCCGTGGTGGAGGCGGTCGTTGCCTCCTCGGAGCGTCCGGGCTTCGCCGTGGCCCGCGCCGCGGCACCGCTGCTGCGCCGGCTCATGGTGTCGGCCGCCGGCCGGCTGTGGCGCGAGGACCTGGCCTACGCGGAGCGCCGTTGGCTGCTGCGCTCCACCGGCCGCTTTCCCGGCTGA
- a CDS encoding DUF5670 family protein, whose translation MVPLLLVLLLALILFGAGFALKALWWIAVIVLVLWLLGFVVRPAGNGGRRGRWYRW comes from the coding sequence ATGGTTCCTTTGCTTCTTGTTCTGCTGCTTGCTCTGATTCTTTTCGGTGCCGGTTTCGCACTGAAGGCACTCTGGTGGATCGCGGTCATCGTCCTGGTGCTGTGGCTGCTGGGATTCGTGGTCCGGCCGGCCGGGAACGGCGGCCGCAGGGGCCGCTGGTACCGCTGGTAG
- a CDS encoding oxygenase MpaB family protein, producing the protein MRLIPLGGPGLRQQLGQGLFTRVAGPDGPRNRARIHGTPGPRWFGPERPIRRVHGDASMFIGGLSALLLQSLHPHAMAAVAAHSGYRGDPWGRLQRTSTFLATTTFGTVEHAQEACAQVRAVHERIRGRTPDGDPYHAADPHLLGWVHAAEVDSFLRAHQRFGTAPLSDDGCDGYIADTARVAAELGVLDPPRNRAELARLLDDYRPELRASPQAREAARFLLLNPPVPLAARLPYGVLAANAVSLLPDWAARELRLPRLPLVDEWCVRPLGQAVTSAVRWAMAPSRSAPAPTAS; encoded by the coding sequence ATGAGACTCATCCCCCTCGGCGGCCCCGGGCTGCGACAGCAACTGGGCCAAGGCCTTTTCACCCGTGTCGCCGGCCCCGACGGCCCGCGCAACCGAGCCCGTATCCACGGCACTCCCGGCCCGCGCTGGTTCGGCCCGGAACGGCCCATACGCCGGGTGCACGGGGACGCGTCGATGTTCATCGGCGGCCTGTCCGCCCTGCTGCTGCAGTCCCTGCACCCGCACGCCATGGCGGCCGTCGCCGCCCACTCCGGCTACCGCGGTGACCCGTGGGGCCGGCTGCAGCGCACCAGCACGTTCCTCGCCACGACCACCTTCGGCACGGTCGAGCACGCGCAGGAGGCCTGTGCCCAGGTCCGGGCGGTGCACGAACGCATACGGGGCCGCACCCCCGACGGCGACCCCTACCACGCCGCCGATCCCCATCTGCTCGGTTGGGTGCACGCCGCCGAGGTCGACAGTTTCCTGCGCGCCCACCAGCGCTTCGGCACCGCGCCCCTGTCCGACGACGGCTGTGACGGCTACATCGCCGACACCGCGCGCGTCGCCGCCGAGCTGGGCGTGCTCGACCCGCCCCGGAACCGCGCGGAACTCGCGCGCCTGCTGGACGACTACCGCCCGGAGCTGCGCGCCTCCCCGCAGGCCAGGGAGGCCGCCCGCTTCCTGCTGCTCAACCCGCCCGTCCCGCTGGCCGCCCGGCTTCCCTACGGAGTCCTGGCCGCCAACGCCGTCTCCCTGCTGCCCGACTGGGCCGCCCGCGAACTGCGCCTGCCCAGGCTGCCGTTGGTCGACGAGTGGTGCGTCCGGCCACTGGGGCAGGCCGTCACCTCGGCGGTGCGCTGGGCCATGGCCCCCTCGCGATCGGCGCCGGCTCCGACGGCGAGCTGA
- a CDS encoding alpha/beta fold hydrolase → MFEDFETKQMDVGEASAFVRYGGEGPAVVLLHGHPRTSATWHRVAPRLVRRGFTVVCPDLRGYGRSAGPAPTPDHAGYSKRAVAGDVVAVMRALGHDRFALAGHDRGGAVALRLVLDHPDVVTRVALIDCLPITEHLSRITTEFATQWWHWFFFAQPDIPERVINADPDSWYRGDPHRMGRENHDEWRAAMRNPDVVRAMLEDYRAGLTIDRRHEDEDRTDGVRIQCPALVLWSLQDDLEDLYGDPLKIWQQWAVDVRGHGIDAGHHVAEQAPQALSSSLADFFAGRTE, encoded by the coding sequence TTGTTCGAGGACTTCGAGACCAAACAGATGGACGTCGGCGAGGCATCGGCGTTCGTCCGTTACGGCGGCGAGGGGCCGGCGGTCGTGCTGCTGCACGGCCATCCCCGCACGTCCGCGACCTGGCACCGGGTCGCCCCTCGCCTGGTCCGGCGCGGTTTCACCGTCGTCTGCCCGGACCTGCGGGGATACGGCCGATCGGCCGGCCCGGCGCCGACCCCTGACCACGCCGGGTACTCCAAGCGGGCCGTCGCCGGGGACGTCGTCGCGGTGATGCGCGCCCTGGGCCACGACCGGTTCGCGCTCGCCGGGCACGACCGCGGAGGCGCCGTCGCACTGCGGCTGGTACTCGACCATCCCGACGTCGTCACGCGCGTGGCACTGATCGACTGCCTGCCCATCACCGAGCACCTGTCCCGCATCACCACCGAGTTCGCCACCCAGTGGTGGCACTGGTTCTTCTTCGCGCAGCCGGACATACCCGAGCGCGTCATCAACGCCGATCCCGACAGCTGGTACCGCGGCGACCCGCACCGGATGGGACGCGAGAACCACGACGAGTGGCGGGCGGCCATGCGCAATCCCGACGTGGTGCGGGCCATGCTGGAGGACTACCGGGCCGGACTGACCATCGACAGGCGGCACGAGGACGAGGACCGCACCGACGGGGTACGCATCCAGTGCCCGGCCCTGGTCCTCTGGTCGCTCCAGGACGACCTGGAAGACCTCTACGGCGACCCGTTGAAGATCTGGCAGCAGTGGGCGGTCGACGTCCGCGGCCACGGCATCGACGCCGGACACCACGTCGCCGAACAGGCCCCTCAGGCCCTCTCGTCCTCACTGGCGGACTTCTTCGCCGGGCGAACCGAGTAG
- a CDS encoding AI-2E family transporter codes for MEKRPVPVRTILAAIGLVLTAYVALQLVVQTRRVLVWIVIALFFAVALYPAVDALERRITRCRRSVATLLVFLLAVVIVVGLVALFVTPLAQEGSRLAGRLPHLVEDARAGRGPVGDLLERTHALRYVQQHRSQIRSFATGLGTPALAFVRSAATTVAGAVTIFVLAYLMVLEGPKVVQGVLALTDETRGARIRRVGAECARTVNGYLTGNLLISVICGVLTYVMLLIAGVPFAGLLALFVAIADLIPLVGATLGAVVASVAAFIHSLPAGIAAIVFFIVYQQVENHLLQPVILSRTVKLNPLTVLVAILLAVEIAGILGALLAIPVAGMIQVILRDIWTHREGRPLKLPMRGDENPERPVRAVTDAD; via the coding sequence ATGGAAAAGCGTCCCGTTCCGGTACGCACCATTCTCGCCGCCATCGGTCTGGTGCTCACTGCCTACGTCGCACTGCAACTGGTGGTGCAGACCCGCCGGGTCCTGGTCTGGATCGTGATCGCGCTGTTCTTCGCCGTGGCCCTGTACCCGGCGGTCGACGCGCTGGAGCGGCGGATCACACGCTGCCGGCGTTCGGTAGCCACGTTGCTGGTCTTCCTGCTCGCGGTCGTGATCGTCGTCGGCCTGGTGGCGCTCTTCGTCACCCCGCTGGCCCAGGAGGGCAGCCGGCTCGCCGGCCGTTTGCCGCACTTGGTCGAGGACGCCCGCGCCGGACGCGGCCCGGTCGGGGACCTGCTGGAGCGCACCCATGCCCTGCGCTACGTCCAGCAGCACCGCAGCCAGATCCGCTCCTTCGCGACGGGGCTGGGCACACCCGCCCTGGCGTTCGTCCGCAGCGCGGCGACCACCGTGGCAGGCGCCGTCACCATCTTCGTCCTGGCGTATCTGATGGTTCTCGAAGGGCCCAAGGTCGTCCAAGGTGTGCTCGCCCTGACCGACGAGACCCGCGGCGCACGCATCCGCCGTGTGGGCGCCGAGTGCGCCCGCACCGTCAACGGCTACCTGACCGGCAATCTCCTGATCAGCGTCATCTGCGGTGTCCTGACCTATGTGATGCTGCTGATCGCCGGAGTGCCGTTCGCCGGACTGCTCGCCCTCTTCGTCGCCATCGCCGACCTCATTCCCCTCGTGGGAGCCACGCTGGGTGCCGTCGTCGCCTCGGTCGCGGCATTCATCCATTCCCTGCCGGCCGGCATCGCCGCCATCGTCTTCTTCATCGTCTACCAGCAGGTCGAAAACCATCTCCTGCAGCCGGTGATTCTGTCCCGGACGGTGAAACTCAATCCGCTCACCGTTCTGGTCGCTATTCTGCTGGCCGTCGAGATCGCGGGAATCCTCGGGGCCCTGCTCGCCATTCCCGTCGCCGGAATGATCCAGGTCATTCTCCGCGACATCTGGACCCACCGCGAAGGCCGGCCGCTGAAGCTGCCCATGCGGGGCGACGAGAACCCCGAAAGGCCCGTCCGGGCCGTCACGGACGCCGACTAG
- a CDS encoding phosphatase PAP2 family protein → MRVLTEVCESDRMLTRHAAVRIPGRIGKALTAVESAAQKTKLWCAAAGTMAMFGGRRGRLAAVSGLSAVVVAQVICSGLCKQLTDRPRPPEEWFPHDEVEDRPDSSSFPSGHTAAAAAFAAAVVPAWPPAGTLCAVPAAMVAVERVWSGAHYPTDVVAGAAIGLASAGLVRYAPRLVRRSLIG, encoded by the coding sequence ATGAGGGTGCTGACGGAGGTGTGCGAGAGCGACCGGATGCTGACACGGCACGCTGCCGTCCGAATTCCGGGTCGAATCGGCAAAGCGTTGACGGCGGTGGAGTCGGCCGCGCAGAAGACGAAGCTGTGGTGCGCCGCCGCGGGGACGATGGCCATGTTCGGCGGCAGGCGCGGCCGCCTGGCCGCGGTCAGCGGACTGAGCGCCGTGGTGGTGGCCCAGGTGATCTGCAGCGGTCTGTGCAAACAGCTCACCGACCGGCCCCGGCCACCAGAAGAATGGTTTCCGCACGACGAGGTCGAGGACCGTCCCGACTCCTCGTCGTTTCCCTCCGGTCACACCGCCGCCGCTGCCGCCTTCGCGGCCGCCGTCGTCCCCGCCTGGCCGCCGGCGGGCACCTTGTGCGCGGTGCCCGCTGCCATGGTGGCCGTCGAACGGGTGTGGAGCGGAGCGCACTACCCCACCGACGTCGTGGCCGGCGCCGCCATCGGGCTCGCCAGCGCCGGTCTGGTTCGCTACGCGCCGCGTCTCGTACGACGGTCGCTGATCGGCTAG
- a CDS encoding SDR family oxidoreductase gives MAQPQHPTHQHPQPDFPSQDQPHPGWTGPMDPPPDHGEESYRGSGRLAGRKTVVTGGDSGIGRAVCLAFAREGADVLFTYLEDEKDEARETARLVEEAGQRALPVACDIREEENCRALVDQAVGEFGRIDVLVNNAAYQMSQPDGIEAISTEQFDRVLRTNLYGMFWLTKFAVPHIPEGGSVINSTSVQAYKPSPHLLDYAMTKGAIVTFTQGLAQMLIDRGIRVNAVAPGPVWTPLIPATLPDTAEFGKQSPIGRPAQPAEMAPAYVFLASQEASFITAEIVNATGGTPLP, from the coding sequence GTGGCCCAGCCACAGCACCCCACGCATCAGCATCCGCAGCCGGACTTTCCCTCCCAGGACCAGCCCCATCCCGGCTGGACCGGCCCGATGGACCCGCCCCCGGACCACGGGGAGGAGTCCTACCGGGGCAGCGGCCGCCTGGCGGGCCGCAAGACCGTGGTCACGGGCGGGGACTCCGGAATCGGCCGCGCGGTGTGTCTGGCCTTCGCCCGCGAGGGCGCCGATGTCCTCTTCACCTACCTGGAGGACGAGAAGGACGAGGCCCGGGAGACGGCACGGTTGGTGGAGGAGGCCGGGCAGCGCGCCCTGCCCGTCGCCTGCGACATCCGCGAGGAAGAGAACTGCCGGGCTCTGGTGGACCAGGCGGTGGGCGAGTTCGGCCGCATCGACGTCCTGGTGAACAACGCGGCCTACCAGATGTCTCAGCCGGACGGTATCGAGGCCATCTCCACCGAGCAGTTCGACCGCGTGCTGCGCACCAATCTCTACGGCATGTTCTGGCTGACGAAGTTCGCCGTGCCGCACATCCCGGAGGGCGGCAGCGTCATCAACTCCACGTCCGTGCAGGCGTACAAGCCCAGCCCGCATCTGCTGGACTACGCCATGACCAAGGGCGCGATCGTCACCTTCACCCAGGGGCTGGCCCAGATGCTGATCGACCGTGGCATCCGCGTCAACGCGGTGGCCCCGGGCCCGGTCTGGACTCCCCTGATCCCTGCGACGCTTCCGGACACCGCGGAGTTCGGCAAGCAGTCCCCGATCGGCCGCCCGGCACAGCCGGCGGAGATGGCCCCGGCCTATGTGTTCCTCGCCTCCCAGGAGGCGTCCTTCATCACCGCCGAGATCGTCAACGCCACCGGCGGAACACCGCTGCCGTAG
- a CDS encoding LppX_LprAFG lipoprotein, producing the protein MQATNAKTTQAKTARITLSTTVAAGSDDETITGSGVLDLRDGTSRMRMGQGSKQLEQRVVDHVLYEKPPAASGQLPKGKSWMKVDLRRLDTSRSGGGAAMSDPADSFAYTKSLSEKDVRKVGEETVNGVSTTHYRAALDLSELAKGDSARERELRDRLGDSVPVDLWIDENGRTRRQQLQMTVKNSARSTGSSAFPRQTHAKVVMNFSDFGTAVDVAAPPAGQTVDVTAKVSQQARAR; encoded by the coding sequence GTGCAGGCCACCAACGCGAAGACCACGCAGGCGAAGACCGCTCGCATCACGCTGTCGACCACCGTCGCCGCCGGCTCCGACGACGAGACGATCACCGGTTCGGGCGTGCTCGATCTCCGCGACGGCACGAGTCGTATGCGGATGGGCCAGGGCAGCAAGCAGCTCGAACAGCGCGTCGTCGACCACGTCCTGTACGAGAAGCCCCCGGCGGCGAGCGGCCAACTCCCCAAAGGCAAGAGCTGGATGAAGGTGGACCTGCGCCGCCTCGACACCTCGCGGAGCGGCGGTGGCGCCGCGATGAGCGACCCGGCCGACTCCTTCGCCTACACCAAGTCCCTGTCCGAGAAGGACGTGCGCAAGGTGGGCGAGGAGACGGTGAACGGCGTGTCCACCACGCACTACCGGGCCGCCCTCGATCTCTCCGAGCTGGCCAAGGGCGACTCGGCACGGGAGCGTGAACTCCGCGACCGCCTCGGAGACAGCGTGCCCGTGGACCTCTGGATCGACGAGAACGGGCGCACCCGTCGCCAGCAGCTCCAGATGACGGTCAAGAACTCCGCGCGGTCGACGGGCTCCAGCGCCTTCCCCCGACAGACCCACGCGAAGGTCGTCATGAACTTCAGCGACTTCGGCACCGCGGTGGACGTCGCCGCACCCCCGGCCGGGCAGACCGTCGACGTCACCGCCAAGGTGTCCCAGCAGGCTCGTGCTCGATAA